Proteins found in one Maridesulfovibrio sp. genomic segment:
- the aat gene encoding leucyl/phenylalanyl-tRNA--protein transferase, which translates to MVVYRLIEEPIFPHPDEAEPDGLLAVGGDLSPERLLSAYAAGIFPWYDEKSPILWWSLDPRLILNLDKLHISRRVKRKIRNQEYTVTFDHDFESVISNCARKFRPGQAGTWILPEIIEAYVKLHRLGFAHSVEVWNSHGNLVGGLYGVSLGRIFSGESMFFLEPDASKFGFSYLVQWLKNREFHFVDCQQPTDHLKSLGAEEVSRESFLEKLDAALEFPALRGQWEFMEGEYRLITKILS; encoded by the coding sequence ATGGTTGTTTATAGACTGATAGAAGAACCCATTTTCCCGCATCCGGATGAAGCCGAACCGGATGGATTATTGGCCGTTGGCGGTGATTTAAGCCCCGAGCGCTTACTTTCCGCATACGCAGCGGGTATTTTCCCGTGGTATGATGAGAAATCCCCGATTCTGTGGTGGTCGCTTGACCCCCGCTTGATATTGAATCTGGATAAACTGCACATTTCACGCCGCGTAAAACGCAAGATCAGAAATCAGGAATATACCGTTACCTTCGATCATGATTTTGAAAGCGTAATTTCCAATTGTGCCCGGAAATTTCGTCCGGGTCAGGCTGGAACATGGATTTTACCCGAAATTATTGAGGCTTATGTGAAATTGCATAGGCTTGGTTTTGCGCACAGCGTTGAAGTCTGGAATAGTCATGGCAATCTTGTCGGAGGGCTGTACGGAGTCTCGCTGGGTAGAATTTTTTCCGGTGAATCCATGTTTTTTCTTGAGCCGGATGCATCAAAATTCGGTTTTTCCTATCTTGTGCAGTGGCTTAAAAATCGGGAATTTCACTTTGTTGACTGCCAGCAGCCCACGGATCACCTTAAATCTCTCGGAGCAGAGGAGGTAAGTCGGGAATCTTTTCTGGAGAAACTTGATGCGGCTCTGGAGTTTCCTGCCTTGCGTGGACAATGGGAGTTTATGGAAGGTGAATACCGGCTGATAACTAAAATTCTGAGTTAG
- the uvrB gene encoding excinuclease ABC subunit UvrB, whose protein sequence is MANNFELVSEYTLKGDQPEAVRELVENIKHGVQDQVLLGATGTGKTFAMANVIKELNRPTLVMAPNKTLAAQLFNEFKALFPHNAVEYFVSYYDYYQPEAYLPHSDTYIEKDSSINDDIDKLRHSATHALLTRRDVLIVASVSCIYGLGSPEFYAKMIIPVEEGQEMSMEKLMDRLVEVQYERNDYDFHRGTFRVRGDVIEIIPAYSREQALRIEFFGDEIDSILETDPLTGEVTGRRRKTVIYPASHFVSDQDNLERAREDIRNELSETLVKYKNDNKLIEAQRIEQRTMYDLEMIEEIGYCNGIENYSRHLDGRKEGEPPATLIHYFPDDFLLFMDESHIAVPQVGAMYNGDRSRKTTLVNFGFRLPSALDNRPLCFEEFLDKIGQTVYVSATPGPWEMERAQGLVVEQIIRPTGLLDPEIEVRPVKGQMDDLLAECKEREKRGERVLITTLTKRMSEDLTEYFNQMGVEAKYLHSDIDTMERMAIIQSLRAGEFVALVGINLLREGLDIPEVSLVAILDADKEGFLRSTRSLIQTFGRAARNSEGRVILYADNVTRSMRTAMDETYRRRAKQIEYNETHGIVPQTIAKSLDNMLGTLYSDTWSGGEVKIAAEEAAEYGLDPAKMEKEVRKLEKDMRKYAAELEFEKAAELRDRIQNLREKILSLG, encoded by the coding sequence ATGGCGAACAATTTTGAGCTTGTAAGTGAATATACACTCAAGGGCGACCAGCCTGAAGCGGTGAGAGAACTGGTCGAAAATATAAAGCACGGTGTGCAGGACCAGGTCCTGCTCGGCGCGACCGGTACCGGTAAAACCTTTGCCATGGCCAATGTGATCAAGGAATTGAACCGTCCCACGCTGGTTATGGCTCCCAACAAAACTCTCGCGGCCCAGCTTTTTAATGAATTCAAGGCCTTATTTCCGCATAACGCCGTTGAATATTTTGTCAGTTATTACGATTACTATCAGCCGGAAGCCTATCTGCCGCATTCCGATACCTACATTGAAAAAGATTCGTCCATCAATGACGACATCGATAAACTGCGTCACTCCGCTACCCATGCACTGCTGACCCGGCGGGATGTTTTGATCGTAGCCTCTGTTTCCTGTATTTACGGTCTTGGTTCGCCGGAATTTTACGCCAAAATGATAATCCCGGTGGAAGAGGGGCAGGAAATGTCCATGGAAAAGCTCATGGACCGGCTGGTGGAGGTCCAATACGAGCGTAATGATTACGATTTCCATCGCGGAACTTTCCGGGTGCGCGGTGATGTTATCGAGATCATTCCGGCATACAGTCGCGAACAGGCCCTGCGAATCGAATTCTTCGGGGATGAAATTGATTCCATACTTGAAACAGACCCGCTTACCGGAGAAGTCACCGGACGCAGGCGTAAGACAGTAATCTATCCGGCAAGTCACTTTGTTTCCGATCAGGATAACCTTGAGCGCGCAAGGGAAGACATCCGAAATGAACTTTCCGAGACTCTTGTTAAGTATAAAAATGATAACAAACTGATTGAGGCGCAGCGCATTGAGCAGCGCACTATGTATGATCTGGAGATGATTGAGGAGATTGGTTACTGCAACGGTATCGAAAACTATTCGCGGCATCTTGATGGTCGTAAAGAGGGTGAGCCTCCGGCAACCCTGATTCATTATTTTCCCGATGATTTTTTGCTGTTTATGGACGAATCACATATTGCCGTACCGCAGGTGGGCGCCATGTATAACGGTGACCGCTCCCGTAAAACAACTCTGGTTAATTTCGGGTTCCGGCTTCCTTCCGCTCTCGATAACCGTCCGTTATGCTTTGAGGAGTTCCTCGACAAAATAGGGCAGACCGTTTATGTTTCCGCAACTCCTGGACCTTGGGAAATGGAGCGGGCGCAAGGTCTGGTCGTGGAGCAGATTATCCGGCCTACAGGATTGCTTGATCCCGAGATTGAAGTGCGTCCGGTCAAGGGCCAGATGGATGATCTGCTGGCTGAGTGCAAAGAGCGGGAGAAACGCGGTGAGCGGGTGCTGATCACCACGCTGACCAAGCGTATGTCCGAAGATCTGACCGAGTATTTCAATCAGATGGGCGTGGAAGCCAAGTACCTGCATTCTGATATCGACACCATGGAACGTATGGCGATTATCCAGTCTTTGCGTGCCGGAGAATTTGTGGCTCTGGTCGGTATTAACCTCTTGCGTGAAGGTCTTGATATTCCTGAAGTTTCACTTGTCGCCATACTTGATGCCGATAAAGAGGGATTTCTGCGTTCCACCCGGTCCCTAATCCAGACATTCGGTCGCGCGGCCCGTAATTCTGAGGGGCGTGTTATTCTTTACGCGGATAATGTGACCCGTTCCATGCGTACCGCCATGGATGAAACTTATCGCCGCCGTGCAAAACAGATTGAGTACAATGAAACTCACGGCATTGTTCCCCAGACTATTGCAAAATCACTGGATAATATGCTGGGTACATTGTACTCTGATACATGGTCGGGCGGTGAGGTCAAGATCGCGGCTGAAGAAGCTGCCGAGTATGGACTTGATCCCGCAAAGATGGAAAAAGAAGTTCGTAAGCTGGAAAAGGATATGCGTAAGTACGCGGCTGAGCTTGAATTTGAGAAAGCAGCCGAACTGCGTGACCGGATTCAGAATTTGCGCGAGAAGATTCTCAGTCTCGGATAA
- a CDS encoding potassium channel protein, which produces MKSKSIFVRLLRLRRDFGMFWGLISGVIYMAFVFIAGIIGYMWIEGWNLLNSFYMVVITLSTVGFMEVLPLSDDGRLFTSILILGGVGGFAYLIGAFSQLLVEGRLQAILGRRRMHKTIGKFKDHIIVCGYGRIGAIVTNEILEEGLNVVVIDNNPELISQMESAGIACIEGDATCDEILQLAGLSNAKTLIAALSDEAANVYVTLIARQSNINVNIIARGNDTASISRLEFAGADRVVLPHTIGGIRMAQSVLRPTVTNFLDIAMRGKIDLQMEELFVTDSSELVGMDLIESKIRPRFNLIIIAIRKGSGEMVFNPGPKEVIEAGDTLLTVGKNSDLSAIGKIL; this is translated from the coding sequence ATGAAATCCAAATCCATATTCGTTAGACTGCTGCGCTTGAGGCGCGACTTTGGAATGTTCTGGGGGCTTATCTCCGGTGTCATTTACATGGCGTTTGTGTTTATCGCAGGCATTATTGGTTATATGTGGATTGAGGGCTGGAATTTACTGAATAGTTTTTACATGGTCGTGATCACTTTATCCACTGTGGGATTTATGGAAGTGCTGCCTCTTTCGGATGACGGCAGGCTTTTCACTTCTATTCTCATCCTTGGCGGTGTTGGTGGTTTTGCATATTTGATCGGTGCTTTTTCCCAACTGCTTGTCGAAGGGCGGTTGCAGGCAATCTTAGGGAGACGCAGAATGCATAAGACAATAGGGAAATTTAAGGATCATATAATTGTCTGCGGTTATGGACGGATCGGTGCCATTGTGACCAATGAAATTCTGGAAGAAGGTCTTAATGTTGTTGTCATTGATAACAATCCGGAGCTTATCTCTCAGATGGAATCCGCCGGGATAGCCTGTATTGAAGGTGACGCTACCTGTGATGAAATTCTCCAGCTGGCCGGACTTTCCAATGCAAAGACCCTGATTGCCGCGCTTTCGGATGAAGCGGCCAATGTTTACGTTACCCTGATAGCCCGTCAATCAAATATAAATGTGAACATTATCGCCCGTGGTAATGATACCGCGAGTATTTCCCGGTTGGAATTTGCCGGGGCTGACCGGGTTGTGCTGCCCCATACCATCGGTGGAATCCGTATGGCGCAATCAGTTCTGCGTCCCACAGTTACAAACTTTCTCGATATTGCCATGCGCGGCAAGATCGATTTGCAGATGGAAGAGCTTTTCGTTACCGATTCTTCCGAGCTGGTCGGGATGGACCTGATTGAATCAAAAATTAGGCCCCGTTTTAACCTGATCATCATTGCCATTCGTAAAGGAAGCGGCGAAATGGTTTTTAATCCCGGTCCTAAAGAAGTCATTGAAGCAGGTGATACTCTGCTCACAGTCGGAAAAAATTCCGACCTTTCTGCCATTGGTAAGATTTTATAG
- a CDS encoding BRCT domain-containing protein yields the protein MKNKNKEIKELVSLLEKHNEAYRRGMPTISDARYDELTEQLRDLDPENQFLTNVEPENFSEKVEVRHPRPMLSTEKAYTVEELTRFVSRVEKEAKALGIKEVSYRVTPKLDGLAARDDGKIFATRGNGEVGYEISSAFAKGVVAVGGRAQGVGEIVCSQEYFTEHLSNSFEHPRNMVVGIITSDKVNEASKQALQDEAVRFVPYSTLPNKVVDGKELVNRVWEITDELWAATDYPLDGMVAEVTDVALQERLGSTAHHYRWQIAIKKKGESSVTEVERIRWQVGRMGSVTPVMEVKPVSVSGATIRNVTAHNAGILRDQSIGVGATIRIIRSGEVIPKLEEVIKPASEVELPENCPSCGAKLLWQNDFLKCPDFTCPARVEQRLEYWFKTLGNADWFGKKTIAKLVQAGYNSLESVYRMAEDDFQNLGFGPVQSTNLAEALYLSKTKETDDWRFLAAFGIPDLGKADSRKLLGHFKLEDVVNVKQEQLIELHGFGDITSRSVTEGIAAIRETILHMLEFDFNLRRTPLIAETQSADSPITGKGVVFTGKMEQGSREDMQAMARRLGAKVQTSVTGKTDFLVCGSKVGAKKIESAKAKGVEIMSESEFMDIVN from the coding sequence GTGAAAAATAAAAATAAAGAAATTAAAGAGTTGGTTTCTCTTCTTGAGAAGCATAACGAAGCATACCGCCGCGGTATGCCTACTATCAGCGATGCCCGTTATGATGAACTTACCGAGCAGCTTCGTGACCTTGATCCTGAAAACCAGTTTCTGACTAATGTAGAGCCTGAGAATTTCAGCGAAAAGGTTGAGGTGCGTCATCCACGGCCTATGCTATCTACCGAGAAAGCATATACGGTTGAAGAGTTGACCAGATTTGTTTCCCGCGTGGAAAAAGAAGCTAAGGCTCTGGGCATTAAAGAAGTAAGCTACCGGGTTACTCCGAAGCTGGACGGTCTGGCTGCCCGTGATGACGGAAAGATCTTTGCCACCAGAGGCAACGGTGAAGTCGGTTACGAAATATCCAGTGCCTTTGCCAAGGGTGTTGTCGCTGTCGGCGGTCGCGCGCAGGGTGTGGGCGAGATTGTATGCAGTCAGGAATATTTTACCGAACACCTTTCCAACTCCTTTGAGCATCCGCGTAACATGGTTGTGGGGATTATTACTTCGGACAAAGTAAATGAGGCTTCTAAGCAGGCTTTGCAGGACGAAGCAGTTCGTTTTGTGCCTTACAGCACCCTTCCTAACAAGGTCGTAGACGGTAAAGAACTGGTCAATCGGGTCTGGGAGATTACAGATGAGCTCTGGGCAGCTACTGATTATCCTCTGGACGGCATGGTCGCTGAAGTTACTGACGTGGCTCTTCAGGAGCGTCTTGGCTCCACAGCCCACCATTATCGCTGGCAGATCGCCATTAAGAAAAAGGGCGAATCCTCGGTTACGGAAGTTGAAAGAATCCGTTGGCAGGTAGGACGCATGGGATCGGTCACTCCGGTTATGGAAGTCAAGCCAGTTTCTGTCTCCGGCGCGACTATTCGCAACGTCACCGCCCATAATGCCGGAATACTGCGGGATCAGTCCATCGGCGTAGGGGCGACCATACGAATTATCCGCAGTGGTGAGGTTATTCCCAAGCTGGAGGAAGTTATCAAGCCTGCAAGCGAAGTGGAGCTGCCTGAAAATTGTCCTTCCTGCGGTGCGAAGCTTCTCTGGCAGAATGATTTTTTGAAGTGTCCTGATTTTACTTGCCCTGCCCGTGTCGAGCAGCGGCTGGAATACTGGTTCAAGACCCTCGGTAATGCTGATTGGTTCGGCAAAAAAACTATCGCTAAGCTGGTTCAGGCCGGGTATAATTCTCTGGAATCCGTTTACCGCATGGCTGAAGATGATTTCCAGAACCTTGGTTTCGGGCCTGTTCAATCCACAAATCTCGCGGAAGCCCTTTATCTCAGCAAGACCAAGGAAACTGACGACTGGCGTTTTCTGGCGGCATTCGGAATTCCCGATCTGGGCAAGGCGGACAGCCGCAAATTGCTGGGGCATTTTAAATTGGAGGACGTGGTAAACGTCAAGCAGGAACAGTTAATCGAATTGCACGGCTTCGGCGATATCACCAGCAGATCGGTGACCGAAGGAATAGCGGCGATCAGGGAAACCATCCTTCACATGCTGGAATTCGATTTCAACCTGCGCAGGACCCCGCTGATTGCCGAAACTCAGTCAGCGGATAGCCCCATCACCGGAAAAGGTGTAGTCTTTACCGGGAAAATGGAGCAGGGCAGCCGCGAAGATATGCAGGCCATGGCAAGGCGTCTGGGTGCGAAGGTACAGACATCTGTTACCGGTAAGACTGATTTTCTGGTTTGCGGCAGCAAGGTTGGAGCCAAGAAAATTGAATCCGCCAAGGCCAAGGGCGTTGAGATCATGAGCGAAAGTGAATTCATGGATATAGTTAATTAG
- the dapB gene encoding 4-hydroxy-tetrahydrodipicolinate reductase yields MTDVVIIGAKGRMGDTLVRCVQQSDDLKLAAVLERSGCEDGLDALGCVCGTDVQEVLTKVPGAVVVDFTAPEATLKLLEIAVVTGNPVVIGTTGMSNEQIAKVEEFAKKVPVFLAPNMSVGVNVLLKILPELVRMLGPAYDMEMTEIHHNKKVDSPSGTALKLAQCMAEARGLVYDEVKKHSRDGIIGARTKDEIGVMAVRGGDVVGDHTAYFLGPGERIEVTHRAHSRETFAQGALRAARWLKDQKPGKLYSMADVF; encoded by the coding sequence ATGACTGATGTAGTAATTATTGGCGCGAAGGGGCGCATGGGTGACACTCTGGTTCGTTGTGTACAGCAGAGCGATGATCTCAAACTAGCAGCAGTCCTGGAGCGTTCCGGTTGTGAAGACGGTCTGGATGCACTCGGCTGTGTGTGCGGAACAGACGTACAGGAAGTACTGACCAAAGTTCCCGGTGCGGTCGTGGTTGATTTTACCGCTCCTGAAGCTACCTTGAAATTGCTGGAAATTGCTGTTGTAACCGGAAATCCGGTGGTTATCGGCACTACCGGCATGAGTAACGAGCAGATAGCCAAGGTAGAGGAATTCGCAAAGAAAGTTCCTGTGTTCCTCGCCCCGAACATGAGCGTAGGGGTAAATGTCCTGCTTAAGATTCTGCCCGAACTGGTCCGTATGCTCGGCCCTGCCTACGATATGGAAATGACTGAAATTCATCACAACAAAAAGGTGGATTCCCCCAGTGGAACCGCGCTCAAGCTGGCTCAGTGCATGGCGGAAGCGCGCGGCCTTGTATACGATGAAGTAAAAAAACATTCCCGTGACGGTATCATCGGAGCCAGAACAAAAGATGAAATCGGCGTAATGGCTGTTCGCGGCGGTGACGTAGTTGGTGATCATACCGCATATTTTCTCGGACCCGGTGAACGTATTGAAGTAACCCACCGAGCCCATTCCCGCGAAACCTTCGCACAGGGTGCTTTACGTGCGGCTCGTTGGCTTAAAGATCAGAAGCCCGGAAAACTTTATTCCATGGCTGACGTATTCTAG
- a CDS encoding metallophosphoesterase → MSFYLKATFIYIAFYLYVRLWICRMLVDNPRIKRGVLIATDLMTIILPITIFLPENLPYLLKILMQGAGYSWAAIIACMVPVGLCFEPIRWGVKLLGNEIKISGLKIFAALCLISIVMTVGGYINATSPVVKEVNYDFSKGSTEAKEYRIAVFSDLHAGKLMTQERVGAVVNLVNSLNPDIVLMVGDILDDHDCEVSGAVNELERIKAPLGKFAVLGNHEYYLDHDWARRLLEDQGIKVLVDSSSVIDNRFLLVGRNDYVALRGGGKRFALQNVIPRGNKLPVILMDHTPHHLEEAEQNNVALQVSGHTHNGQLFPFNLVVKRIYEEEYGAYQKGNTQYYVSCGVGFWGPPLRTNSRPEVVLMKVRI, encoded by the coding sequence ATGTCATTTTATTTAAAAGCTACATTTATTTATATAGCTTTCTATCTGTATGTCCGACTCTGGATATGCCGGATGCTGGTGGATAATCCCAGGATCAAACGTGGAGTGCTCATTGCCACTGATCTGATGACCATCATTCTGCCGATCACTATCTTTTTACCTGAGAACCTGCCGTATCTGTTGAAGATCCTTATGCAGGGAGCTGGGTATAGCTGGGCGGCTATCATTGCTTGTATGGTCCCGGTGGGGCTGTGCTTTGAGCCTATTCGCTGGGGCGTTAAGCTGCTCGGAAACGAGATCAAGATTTCGGGATTGAAAATTTTTGCAGCACTCTGCCTGATTTCCATAGTCATGACTGTGGGTGGGTACATTAACGCCACTTCTCCCGTCGTAAAGGAAGTTAATTACGATTTTTCAAAGGGAAGCACGGAGGCCAAAGAGTACCGCATCGCGGTTTTTTCCGACCTGCATGCCGGTAAATTGATGACTCAGGAACGAGTCGGTGCGGTTGTGAATCTTGTTAATTCCCTTAATCCGGACATAGTGCTCATGGTCGGCGATATCCTTGATGACCATGACTGTGAAGTAAGCGGGGCGGTTAATGAACTGGAGCGTATTAAAGCTCCGTTGGGTAAATTCGCCGTGCTTGGAAACCATGAATATTATCTCGACCACGACTGGGCGCGGAGGTTGCTGGAAGATCAGGGAATAAAGGTTCTTGTGGATAGCAGCAGCGTGATTGATAACCGGTTCCTGCTGGTGGGACGCAACGATTATGTGGCTCTGCGTGGTGGTGGGAAACGTTTCGCGTTGCAGAATGTAATTCCAAGAGGAAACAAGCTTCCGGTTATCCTTATGGATCACACTCCCCATCATCTTGAAGAAGCTGAACAGAATAACGTGGCCTTACAGGTTTCCGGCCACACTCATAACGGACAGCTTTTTCCCTTTAATCTGGTAGTAAAACGAATTTATGAAGAGGAGTACGGAGCCTATCAAAAGGGGAATACTCAGTATTACGTCAGCTGCGGCGTAGGATTCTGGGGTCCGCCGCTACGCACCAACAGCAGACCGGAAGTGGTGCTGATGAAGGTTCGGATTTAG
- a CDS encoding SDR family oxidoreductase, protein MENKNVLITGGNKGIGLELTEMFIADGANVIVAARDFSNFKYNQHPQVRTEKFDFTNVAGIPEFIAGLPAIDVLINNAGVMYATPYDEYTAESVDQILKINIEAPVALITAVSQSMKDKKQGRIVNNASIAGQIGHPDVWYGITKAGVINMTKSFAKILGPHGIVINAVAPGPIETNMLNTIPQARRDAIKAAVYTGRFGKPEEVASAMHWLATDCPEYINGSCIDINNGSFPR, encoded by the coding sequence ATGGAAAATAAAAATGTCTTAATTACCGGCGGGAACAAGGGGATCGGCCTTGAGCTGACTGAGATGTTCATCGCGGACGGAGCCAACGTAATCGTCGCGGCCCGTGACTTCTCAAACTTCAAATACAACCAGCACCCGCAGGTAAGAACAGAGAAATTCGACTTTACCAATGTGGCAGGGATTCCGGAATTCATTGCCGGACTGCCTGCAATAGACGTACTGATAAACAATGCCGGAGTGATGTACGCTACCCCGTATGACGAATACACAGCTGAAAGCGTAGATCAAATCCTCAAGATCAATATCGAGGCTCCGGTGGCCCTGATTACCGCTGTATCCCAATCAATGAAAGATAAAAAACAGGGCCGGATTGTAAATAACGCGTCTATCGCCGGACAAATAGGACACCCAGATGTCTGGTATGGAATAACTAAAGCCGGAGTCATCAACATGACCAAAAGCTTTGCCAAAATCCTCGGCCCGCACGGAATCGTGATCAATGCGGTTGCTCCCGGCCCGATTGAAACCAATATGTTGAACACAATTCCCCAAGCCCGCCGTGATGCAATCAAAGCTGCGGTCTATACCGGACGTTTCGGTAAACCGGAAGAAGTAGCTTCCGCCATGCACTGGCTGGCAACAGACTGCCCTGAATACATTAACGGTTCATGCATTGATATCAACAACGGTTCATTCCCAAGATAA
- a CDS encoding GAF domain-containing sensor histidine kinase → MKNEKLKIIGYHILKNLDSVAQLNADLFIKHQPRWFAGMEPEESFRIAACGLKMNLECFIRGDLFPLENYFKGCAGIKLDRGVGIRDVVEGTLLRKKVFISAGFEFFSDKDDFIAFLEELEDYYVEVLTLTTERYSSMLLSRLNAEHIRNKLLLEASRTVTSALDPDEVLSRLAEVLAGTVGEGCCTIFLVNPETGGLAPCAGFGYGTKECQSALQGLRLCPSGNTLSGVDGKSYGFCSSNKAGSSFADILPEAVRSGSASLFHITSSDRMVGVALVSSEQPGFTFDNATTELIGGILNTVAVAIESAAAARQTKRQLMESESLRRVANVLLESPEGRNGSILGLIADEARTIVNGMGSALLLLEGQSLRCVCGSGTPRCPVEYYDVESTYYGNVFKKGKTIIVRDAQSEIPEVEFIDKVRTLIIVPLLEGDRKLGLLMVSNKSGGFDHADKRIMEMFAAQAVLALRNSRLFEQSEKLVVQGERQRLARELHDSVTQALYAITFCSGAAVRSLESGKRDAAVDQLKALQGMAQQGMRDMRSLIFDLHPPELESEGLVGAIQARLNSVEIRSGLDAEFLIDGDERRLPLRVEEEIFRIVIESLNNSAKHSKAGSVTVHVDFTDSETVVKIIDDGQGFDIATLPTGGMGLRGIRERADKINAELEINSAPDKGTVLTVKVSVDEETGDRDE, encoded by the coding sequence ATGAAAAATGAAAAATTAAAAATAATCGGCTATCATATACTCAAAAATCTAGATTCAGTTGCCCAGCTAAATGCGGATTTGTTTATTAAGCATCAGCCGCGTTGGTTTGCAGGTATGGAACCTGAAGAAAGTTTTAGAATTGCTGCGTGCGGCCTCAAAATGAATCTTGAATGTTTTATCCGCGGGGATTTATTTCCGCTGGAAAATTATTTTAAAGGTTGCGCGGGGATAAAACTCGACAGGGGTGTAGGAATACGGGATGTTGTCGAAGGGACTTTACTCCGCAAAAAGGTTTTTATTTCCGCGGGATTTGAGTTTTTTAGTGATAAGGATGATTTTATCGCTTTTCTGGAGGAGCTTGAGGATTATTATGTTGAAGTCCTAACGCTGACTACAGAACGTTATTCCAGCATGCTTCTTTCCCGTTTGAATGCCGAGCATATTCGCAATAAGTTATTGCTTGAGGCCTCGCGCACAGTGACCAGCGCCCTTGACCCGGATGAAGTCCTGAGTCGATTGGCCGAAGTGCTGGCCGGAACCGTGGGTGAAGGATGCTGTACCATATTTCTGGTCAATCCTGAGACCGGAGGTCTCGCACCATGCGCGGGATTCGGCTATGGAACAAAGGAGTGCCAGAGTGCATTGCAGGGGCTGCGGCTCTGTCCGTCCGGTAATACTCTTAGCGGTGTTGACGGCAAAAGTTACGGATTCTGTTCTTCCAATAAGGCGGGCTCGTCTTTCGCGGATATTTTACCCGAGGCGGTCCGTTCCGGCAGCGCATCACTTTTTCATATTACCAGCAGTGACCGGATGGTCGGTGTGGCCCTTGTTTCCTCCGAGCAGCCGGGATTCACTTTCGACAATGCCACCACCGAACTCATCGGTGGGATTTTGAATACTGTGGCGGTTGCCATTGAAAGCGCTGCCGCGGCGCGCCAGACAAAGCGACAGCTTATGGAAAGTGAAAGTCTGCGCCGGGTGGCGAACGTACTCCTTGAGAGTCCCGAAGGCAGAAACGGGAGTATCCTTGGCCTCATTGCCGATGAAGCCCGGACTATTGTTAACGGCATGGGTAGTGCCTTGTTGTTGCTGGAAGGTCAGTCCCTTAGATGTGTCTGCGGTTCAGGGACACCAAGATGTCCTGTAGAATATTACGATGTGGAATCCACTTACTACGGAAATGTTTTTAAGAAAGGTAAAACCATCATCGTCCGCGATGCCCAGAGTGAAATTCCTGAAGTTGAATTTATTGATAAAGTGCGGACGCTTATAATCGTACCCTTGTTGGAAGGGGATCGAAAGCTCGGTTTGCTTATGGTTTCCAATAAAAGCGGGGGCTTTGACCATGCGGATAAGCGGATCATGGAAATGTTCGCCGCACAGGCGGTTCTGGCCCTGCGGAACAGCCGGTTGTTTGAGCAGAGTGAAAAGCTGGTTGTACAGGGCGAACGCCAGAGGCTGGCCCGAGAGCTGCACGATTCAGTAACTCAGGCCCTGTACGCGATTACTTTCTGTTCCGGTGCCGCAGTACGCTCTCTTGAGTCCGGAAAAAGGGATGCCGCGGTCGATCAGCTTAAGGCTTTGCAGGGTATGGCTCAGCAGGGCATGCGCGATATGCGTTCCCTCATTTTTGATCTGCATCCACCAGAACTGGAAAGCGAAGGTCTTGTCGGTGCTATTCAGGCCCGGTTGAACTCCGTTGAAATACGTTCCGGTCTGGACGCGGAGTTCTTGATTGATGGAGATGAAAGACGGTTGCCGTTGCGGGTAGAGGAAGAGATCTTTCGTATAGTCATTGAATCCCTGAACAATTCCGCCAAGCATTCTAAGGCCGGGTCTGTTACAGTGCACGTAGATTTTACCGATAGTGAAACCGTGGTAAAGATCATCGATGACGGTCAGGGATTTGATATTGCAACCCTGCCTACCGGCGGTATGGGCTTGCGCGGTATTCGCGAACGCGCAGATAAAATCAATGCCGAACTTGAGATCAACAGTGCCCCGGATAAGGGCACTGTACTTACTGTTAAAGTATCTGTTGATGAAGAAACCGGAGATAGAGATGAGTAA